In Streptomyces hawaiiensis, one genomic interval encodes:
- a CDS encoding DinB family protein, translated as MVTHVPSEAHGDERGALLSFIEEQRGGIRRAVLGLTDEQASSRPSASELSLAGLLKHVVEMEQGWVARAKGEPAAVHRDESNWHECFRLVGDESVESQLAYYEKVAAETEAFIRAVPSLDDTFELPATSWNPKDEWLSMRWLCLHLIRETARHAGHADIIRESLDGRTAFELVAEEQRVAAGS; from the coding sequence ATGGTCACTCACGTTCCCTCGGAGGCACACGGCGACGAGCGCGGAGCGCTGCTCTCCTTCATCGAGGAGCAGCGCGGCGGCATCCGGCGGGCGGTGCTGGGCCTCACGGACGAGCAGGCGTCCTCCCGCCCCAGTGCCAGCGAACTGTCCCTGGCCGGGCTGCTCAAGCACGTGGTCGAGATGGAGCAGGGCTGGGTCGCCCGGGCCAAGGGGGAGCCGGCGGCCGTCCACCGGGACGAGTCGAACTGGCACGAGTGCTTTCGGCTGGTCGGTGACGAGAGTGTGGAGTCGCAGCTCGCGTACTACGAGAAGGTGGCGGCCGAGACGGAGGCGTTCATCCGTGCGGTGCCCAGCCTGGACGACACCTTCGAGCTGCCGGCGACCTCGTGGAATCCGAAGGACGAGTGGCTCTCGATGCGCTGGCTCTGCCTCCACCTCATCCGCGAGACGGCCCGGCACGCCGGCCACGCCGACATCATCCGCGAGTCCCTGGACGGCAGGACCGCCTTCGAGCTGGTGGCCGAGGAACAGCGGGTGGCGGCCGGGTCCTAA
- a CDS encoding CobW family GTP-binding protein codes for MAPPPGLPVVIVGGLHADARRAAVARLLADVPGSVVLHHDLATAAAGTVVRTIRDASGLLDAGEAPLVNDCACCALREDLVPELERLRDTGGTRLAVVELWDSVEPKAMAEVITAGGLTVTGVITAVDPALVLPYLGNGDDLADGGLAAAATDQRTVADTFARQLEYAPVLAVADSPEADDEDRELLAQLHPTARQVPIGNSDPVDAAVDDLTVPAPRRPSSPLAEAALAGFDVESAAAAQHPACALLPAEADAHGVSTLVWSRRRPFHPERLYAALEDLTCAAARSRGRFWLADKPDTLFHWDAAGGALCVESTGPWLASLPDAAWEMVPPVRRAAAALDWHPEHGDRCQHLVFTSPGLDRDGLERLLESCLLTDAEYAAGPDAWQRLPHAFDTLLEV; via the coding sequence GTGGCTCCCCCTCCTGGGCTCCCCGTCGTGATCGTCGGCGGGCTGCACGCCGATGCCCGCAGGGCGGCCGTCGCGCGGCTGCTCGCCGACGTGCCCGGCAGCGTCGTCCTCCACCACGACCTGGCGACGGCCGCCGCGGGCACGGTCGTACGGACCATCAGGGACGCCTCCGGCCTCCTCGACGCGGGGGAGGCGCCGCTCGTCAACGACTGCGCCTGCTGCGCCCTGCGCGAGGACCTGGTGCCGGAGCTGGAGCGGCTGCGGGACACCGGCGGCACCCGGCTCGCCGTCGTCGAGCTGTGGGACTCCGTGGAGCCCAAGGCCATGGCCGAGGTGATCACGGCCGGCGGGCTCACCGTCACCGGCGTGATCACCGCCGTCGACCCGGCCCTGGTCCTGCCGTACCTCGGCAACGGCGACGACCTGGCCGACGGCGGTCTCGCCGCCGCCGCCACCGACCAACGCACGGTCGCCGACACCTTCGCGCGCCAGCTGGAGTACGCCCCCGTGCTCGCCGTCGCCGACTCCCCGGAGGCCGACGACGAGGACCGCGAGCTGCTCGCACAGCTGCACCCGACGGCCCGCCAGGTCCCGATCGGGAACAGTGACCCGGTGGACGCGGCCGTGGACGACCTGACGGTGCCCGCTCCCCGCCGCCCGTCCTCGCCCCTGGCCGAGGCCGCCCTGGCCGGCTTCGACGTCGAGTCGGCCGCCGCCGCCCAGCACCCGGCCTGCGCCCTGCTGCCCGCCGAGGCCGACGCGCACGGCGTCTCCACCCTGGTCTGGAGCCGGCGCCGCCCCTTCCACCCGGAGCGGCTCTACGCCGCACTGGAGGACCTGACCTGCGCGGCCGCCCGCAGCCGGGGCCGGTTCTGGCTCGCCGACAAACCCGACACGCTGTTCCACTGGGACGCGGCGGGTGGGGCCCTGTGCGTGGAGAGCACGGGCCCGTGGCTGGCCTCCCTGCCGGACGCGGCATGGGAGATGGTCCCGCCGGTGCGCCGAGCCGCCGCCGCGCTGGACTGGCACCCCGAGCACGGAGACCGCTGCCAGCACCTCGTCTTCACCTCACCCGGCCTCGACCGGGACGGCCTGGAGCGACTGCTGGAGTCCTGCCTGCTGACCGACGCCGAGTACGCCGCCGGCCCCGACGCCTGGCAGCGGCTGCCGCACGCCTTCGACACCCTCCTGGAGGTCTGA
- the rpsR gene encoding 30S ribosomal protein S18, with amino-acid sequence MPRKPDRKPVKDRPNPLYQAGITYIDYKDTDLLRKFISDRGKIRSRRVTRVSSQQQRQLARAIKNAREMALLPYAAR; translated from the coding sequence ATGCCGCGCAAGCCCGACCGCAAACCCGTCAAGGACCGGCCCAACCCTCTGTACCAGGCCGGGATCACGTACATCGACTACAAGGACACCGACCTGCTGCGGAAGTTCATCTCCGACCGTGGCAAGATCCGCAGCCGCCGCGTCACCCGGGTGTCCTCCCAGCAGCAGCGGCAGCTGGCCAGGGCCATCAAGAACGCGCGCGAGATGGCGCTGCTGCCGTACGCCGCCCGCTGA
- a CDS encoding glutamate decarboxylase has translation MPLHDGPHRPGERRLSVNPFYGPANPLGDMAEAPPTHRLPDQPMAPATAHQLVRDELMLDGNARLNLATFVTTWMEPEAGVLMAECRDKNMIDKDEYPRTAELERRCVAMLADLWNAPDPVTAVGCSTTGSSEACMLAGMALKRRWAKRNADRYPGARPNLVMGVNVQVCWEKFCNFWEVEARLVPMEGERFHLDPRAAAELCDENTIGVVGILGSTFDGSYEPVSELCAALDALQERTGLDIPVHVDGASGAMVAPFLDEDLVWDFRLPRVASINTSGHKYGLVYPGVGWALWRDAEALPQELVFRVNYLGGDMPTFALNFSRPGAQVVAQYYTFLRLGRQGYRAVQQAARDVAVELAGRVEALGDFRLLTRGEQLPVFAFTTAPDVTGYDVFDVSRRLRESGWLVPAYTFPPNREDLSVLRVVCRNGFSADLAELLAQDLERLLPDLRRQPHPQTRDKGAATGFHH, from the coding sequence ATGCCGCTCCACGACGGCCCCCACCGGCCCGGCGAACGCCGCCTGTCCGTCAACCCCTTCTACGGCCCCGCCAACCCGCTCGGCGACATGGCCGAGGCCCCGCCCACACACCGGCTCCCGGACCAGCCCATGGCACCGGCGACCGCCCACCAGCTGGTGCGCGACGAGCTGATGCTCGACGGCAACGCGCGGCTGAACCTCGCCACCTTCGTCACCACCTGGATGGAGCCCGAGGCCGGGGTGCTGATGGCGGAGTGCCGGGACAAGAACATGATCGACAAGGACGAGTACCCGCGCACGGCCGAACTGGAGCGGCGCTGCGTGGCGATGCTCGCCGACCTGTGGAACGCGCCCGACCCGGTGACCGCCGTGGGGTGCTCCACGACCGGGTCGAGTGAGGCGTGCATGCTCGCCGGGATGGCCTTGAAGCGCCGCTGGGCGAAACGGAACGCCGACCGCTACCCCGGAGCCAGGCCCAATCTGGTGATGGGCGTGAACGTGCAGGTCTGCTGGGAGAAGTTCTGCAATTTCTGGGAGGTGGAGGCCAGGCTGGTGCCCATGGAGGGCGAGCGGTTCCACCTCGACCCGCGGGCCGCCGCCGAGCTGTGCGACGAGAACACCATCGGGGTCGTCGGCATCCTGGGCTCCACCTTCGACGGGTCCTACGAGCCGGTCTCCGAGCTGTGCGCGGCGCTGGACGCGTTGCAGGAGCGGACCGGGCTCGACATCCCCGTGCATGTCGACGGGGCGTCAGGGGCCATGGTCGCGCCGTTTCTCGACGAGGACCTGGTGTGGGACTTCCGGCTGCCGAGGGTGGCGTCGATCAACACCTCGGGGCACAAGTACGGGCTGGTCTACCCGGGCGTCGGCTGGGCGCTGTGGCGGGACGCGGAGGCGCTGCCTCAGGAGCTGGTGTTCCGGGTGAACTACCTGGGCGGCGACATGCCGACGTTCGCGCTCAACTTCTCCCGGCCCGGCGCGCAGGTCGTGGCGCAGTACTACACGTTCCTGCGCCTGGGCCGGCAGGGCTACCGTGCCGTCCAGCAGGCCGCGCGGGACGTGGCCGTGGAACTGGCCGGGCGGGTCGAGGCGCTCGGCGACTTCCGGCTGCTGACCCGGGGCGAGCAACTGCCGGTGTTCGCCTTCACGACCGCGCCGGACGTGACGGGGTACGACGTCTTCGACGTGTCCCGGCGGCTGCGCGAGAGCGGCTGGCTGGTGCCCGCGTACACCTTCCCGCCGAACCGGGAGGACCTGTCCGTGCTGCGGGTGGTGTGCCGCAACGGCTTCTCCGCCGACCTCGCGGAACTGCTCGCGCAGGACCTGGAGCGGCTGCTGCCGGATCTGCGCCGGCAGCCGCACCCTCAGACCCGGGACAAGGGCGCGGCGACCGGCTTCCATCATTAG
- a CDS encoding type B 50S ribosomal protein L31: MREGIHPAYGPVVFRDRAADYAFLTRSTMTSEKTIEWEDGHTYPVVDVEISDVSHPFYTGTARVLDTAGRVERFERRYGKKG; the protein is encoded by the coding sequence ATGCGCGAGGGAATCCACCCGGCGTACGGCCCCGTCGTCTTCCGTGACCGTGCCGCGGACTACGCCTTCCTCACCCGCTCGACCATGACGAGCGAGAAGACGATCGAGTGGGAGGACGGCCACACCTACCCGGTCGTCGACGTCGAGATCTCCGACGTCAGCCACCCCTTCTACACCGGCACGGCCCGCGTCCTGGACACCGCCGGCCGCGTGGAGCGCTTCGAGCGCCGGTACGGAAAGAAGGGCTGA
- a CDS encoding ATP-binding cassette domain-containing protein gives MADAAITVEGAKKTYGDKKALNRLDLTVARGTVHGVLGPNGAGKTTLVRVLSTLLRPDAGRIEVAGHDVVREAYAVRQRIGLLGQHAALDEELGGRQNLELFGRLHHLGAQRARARADELLERFDLADTGRKAVRQYSGGMRRRLDLAASLITEPEVLFLDEPTTGLDPRGRAEVWASVRSLVGGGTTVLLTTQYLEEADQLADRISVVDAGRVIAGGTADELKAETGGDRIDVVLRDAGQLGAAVALLPLTGVGVDADRRLLSAPVTDRMEALSGVVRALQEAGIEAEDVALRRPTLDEVFLHLTGDDRRVKEAA, from the coding sequence GTGGCCGACGCGGCGATCACCGTCGAAGGCGCGAAGAAGACGTACGGCGACAAGAAGGCGCTGAACCGGCTCGACCTCACGGTCGCGCGCGGCACGGTGCACGGGGTGCTCGGGCCGAACGGGGCGGGCAAGACCACCCTGGTGAGGGTCCTGTCCACCCTGCTGCGGCCCGACGCGGGCCGGATCGAGGTGGCCGGGCACGACGTGGTCCGCGAGGCGTACGCCGTGCGGCAGCGCATCGGCCTGCTCGGCCAGCACGCCGCGCTCGACGAGGAGCTCGGCGGCCGGCAGAACCTGGAGTTGTTCGGCCGACTGCACCACCTGGGCGCGCAGCGGGCACGCGCGCGTGCCGACGAGCTGCTGGAGCGCTTCGACCTGGCGGACACCGGCCGCAAGGCGGTACGGCAGTACAGCGGCGGCATGCGGCGCCGCCTGGATCTCGCGGCCTCCCTGATCACGGAACCGGAGGTCCTCTTCCTGGACGAGCCGACCACCGGCCTCGACCCGCGCGGCCGCGCCGAGGTGTGGGCCTCCGTCCGCTCCCTGGTCGGCGGCGGTACGACGGTCCTGCTCACCACCCAGTACCTGGAGGAGGCCGACCAGCTCGCCGACCGCATCTCGGTCGTCGACGCCGGCCGGGTCATCGCCGGGGGCACGGCGGACGAGCTGAAGGCGGAGACCGGCGGCGACCGCATCGACGTGGTCCTGCGCGACGCCGGCCAACTGGGGGCAGCGGTAGCGCTGCTGCCCCTCACCGGGGTCGGCGTCGATGCCGACCGCCGGTTGCTGAGCGCCCCGGTGACCGACCGCATGGAGGCGCTCTCCGGAGTCGTACGGGCCTTGCAGGAGGCCGGGATCGAGGCGGAGGACGTCGCCCTGCGCCGCCCGACGCTGGACGAGGTGTTCCTGCACCTCACAGGAGACGACCGCCGAGTGAAGGAGGCCGCGTGA
- a CDS encoding PadR family transcriptional regulator: protein MSAIRLLVLGAVRMHGRAHGYQVRNDLEYWGAHEWSHAKPGSIYHALKQMAKQGLLHAHEIAPSTAGGPPRTEYEITDQGTEEYFRLLRDALVTYDQRGDVKTAAVGFVVDLPRAEAVALLKERTLRIEQWRASVLEHYVPEEGPGRLGHIGEIMNMWVHTADSEAEWTRGLIERIEGGAYTFADEGDPFVGVLAPGEENPYATGEPHPGDAR from the coding sequence ATGTCAGCGATCCGTCTCCTCGTGCTCGGCGCGGTCCGTATGCACGGGCGGGCCCACGGCTACCAGGTGCGCAACGACCTGGAGTACTGGGGCGCCCACGAGTGGTCCCACGCCAAGCCCGGCTCGATCTACCACGCCCTGAAGCAGATGGCGAAGCAGGGGCTGCTGCACGCGCACGAGATCGCCCCGTCCACGGCCGGCGGCCCGCCGCGCACGGAGTACGAGATCACTGATCAGGGCACCGAGGAGTACTTCCGGCTGCTGCGGGACGCGCTGGTCACCTACGACCAGCGCGGGGACGTGAAGACGGCCGCCGTCGGCTTCGTCGTCGACCTGCCCCGGGCGGAGGCGGTCGCGCTGCTGAAGGAGCGGACCCTGAGGATCGAGCAGTGGCGGGCCTCCGTCCTGGAGCACTACGTGCCCGAGGAAGGGCCCGGACGGCTCGGTCACATCGGGGAGATCATGAACATGTGGGTCCACACGGCCGACTCCGAGGCCGAGTGGACCCGCGGTTTGATCGAGCGGATCGAGGGCGGCGCCTACACCTTCGCGGACGAGGGCGACCCGTTCGTCGGCGTCCTGGCCCCCGGCGAGGAGAACCCGTACGCGACGGGGGAGCCGCACCCAGGGGACGCCCGCTAA
- a CDS encoding DUF397 domain-containing protein: MAAAGLHGVAWQKSRHSNSQGSCVEFARLPGGDVAVRNSRFPDGPALVYTRAEIEAMLLGVKDGEFDHLVGG, translated from the coding sequence ATGGCGGCCGCCGGGCTGCACGGCGTGGCCTGGCAGAAGAGCCGGCACAGCAACTCGCAGGGCTCGTGCGTGGAGTTCGCCCGGCTGCCGGGCGGAGACGTGGCCGTCCGCAACTCACGCTTCCCCGACGGCCCCGCACTGGTCTACACCCGTGCGGAGATCGAAGCGATGCTGCTGGGCGTGAAGGACGGCGAGTTCGACCACCTGGTGGGCGGCTGA
- a CDS encoding ABC transporter permease: protein MSAHALTDSWTMTRRELARWGRQPVQLAVNLVFPVMLLLMFGYLVGGGRGVSGEYRDYLVPGMLALTMAFGLEGTMLAVTQDLNKGVIDRFRSMPMANGAVLVGRSAADMLQSALALVVLIGVGSALGWRPGGGPAALLAAVGLLLLFRFAMLWIGIHLALVAGKPEMVQAVQILVWPVGFLSNALAAPGSMPGWLGTVVEWNPMSHTATAVRDLFGVPGTESGHVWTAIVWPLALLAVFFPLAVRRFGRLSR, encoded by the coding sequence GTGAGCGCCCACGCCCTGACCGACTCCTGGACCATGACCCGCCGCGAACTCGCACGCTGGGGACGGCAGCCGGTGCAGCTGGCCGTCAACCTGGTCTTCCCGGTGATGCTGCTGCTGATGTTCGGCTACCTCGTCGGCGGCGGCCGGGGCGTGAGCGGCGAGTACCGCGACTACCTGGTCCCCGGCATGCTCGCGCTCACCATGGCCTTCGGTCTGGAGGGCACGATGCTCGCCGTCACGCAGGACCTCAACAAAGGCGTGATCGACCGGTTCCGCTCGATGCCGATGGCCAACGGGGCCGTTCTGGTGGGCCGTTCGGCCGCCGACATGCTCCAGTCTGCGCTCGCGCTGGTCGTCCTCATCGGTGTGGGCTCCGCGCTCGGCTGGCGGCCCGGCGGCGGCCCGGCGGCCCTCCTCGCAGCCGTGGGCCTGCTGCTCCTGTTCCGGTTCGCCATGCTCTGGATCGGCATCCACCTGGCCCTGGTGGCGGGGAAGCCGGAGATGGTCCAGGCCGTGCAGATCCTGGTCTGGCCGGTCGGCTTCCTCTCCAACGCCCTGGCCGCGCCCGGCTCCATGCCCGGCTGGCTGGGCACGGTCGTCGAGTGGAACCCGATGTCCCACACGGCCACGGCCGTACGGGACCTGTTCGGCGTGCCCGGCACGGAGTCCGGGCACGTGTGGACGGCGATCGTCTGGCCCCTGGCCCTGCTGGCGGTGTTCTTCCCGCTGGCGGTACGGCGGTTCGGGCGGCTGAGCCGATAG
- a CDS encoding ion channel protein, whose protein sequence is MVQDSAQQTPSVTPATPARALLPTILPALAVGILSSLVLVGVEVAAEELQDVLWGPLPDALGVGRYSVAWMFVMLFATGVAVGLVVWKVPGHAGPDPATIGLDAPVLPPVVLPGLLLVTALMLAGGPSLGPENPVITVNVALAAWLGARLVPRAPGRVWPALAEAATIGALFGTPVAAALVISEALAGKETRGLLWDNVFAPLIAGTAGALTATLIDHPSFDLDLPSFGRPGWSDLLAAVVVAAGAALLGMAAVRAFPYVHGAFHRLRHPMLMLPAGGIVLGALAALGGHLTLFKGLDEIAELARDPDSRSAGEYALLTVVKLAALLVAASCGFRGGRIFPAVFVGTALGLGAHALVSGVHPSIGVSAAVLGLLLAITRQGWVSLFVAAVLVASPAIIAVLCVASLPAWLLVTGRPQMQLRKDGTPVR, encoded by the coding sequence GTGGTCCAGGATTCCGCGCAGCAGACGCCCTCCGTCACCCCCGCGACTCCCGCCCGCGCACTGCTGCCGACGATCCTGCCCGCTCTGGCCGTGGGGATCCTGTCCAGCCTGGTCCTGGTGGGGGTGGAAGTCGCCGCCGAGGAGCTCCAGGACGTGCTCTGGGGGCCGCTGCCGGACGCGCTGGGGGTCGGCCGGTACTCCGTGGCGTGGATGTTCGTGATGCTCTTCGCGACGGGGGTCGCGGTCGGCCTGGTGGTGTGGAAGGTGCCCGGGCACGCCGGCCCGGATCCGGCGACCATCGGGCTGGACGCCCCCGTGCTGCCGCCCGTCGTGCTGCCGGGGCTGCTGCTGGTGACCGCGCTGATGCTGGCCGGCGGGCCCAGCCTCGGCCCCGAGAACCCCGTCATCACCGTGAACGTCGCCCTGGCGGCCTGGCTGGGCGCCCGGCTCGTACCCCGGGCTCCGGGCCGGGTCTGGCCGGCGCTGGCCGAGGCGGCGACGATCGGCGCCCTGTTCGGCACGCCGGTCGCGGCGGCCCTGGTGATCTCCGAGGCACTGGCCGGGAAGGAGACCCGCGGACTGCTGTGGGACAACGTCTTCGCACCGCTCATCGCCGGCACGGCCGGTGCCCTCACCGCCACCCTCATCGACCATCCGAGCTTCGACCTGGACCTGCCCTCCTTCGGCCGGCCGGGCTGGAGCGACCTGCTGGCGGCGGTCGTCGTCGCCGCCGGGGCCGCGCTGCTCGGCATGGCCGCCGTGCGGGCCTTCCCCTACGTCCACGGTGCCTTCCACCGGCTGCGCCACCCGATGCTGATGCTCCCGGCGGGCGGCATCGTGCTGGGCGCCCTCGCGGCCCTCGGCGGGCATCTGACGCTGTTCAAGGGGCTCGACGAGATCGCCGAGCTCGCGCGGGACCCGGACAGCCGGTCGGCCGGGGAGTACGCCCTGCTGACGGTCGTGAAGCTGGCCGCGCTGCTGGTCGCCGCGTCCTGCGGCTTCCGGGGCGGGCGCATCTTCCCGGCGGTGTTCGTCGGCACCGCCCTGGGCCTGGGCGCCCACGCCCTGGTGTCCGGGGTGCACCCCTCGATCGGGGTCTCGGCCGCCGTGCTCGGACTGCTGCTGGCCATCACCCGGCAGGGCTGGGTGAGCCTGTTCGTCGCCGCGGTGCTGGTCGCCTCGCCGGCGATCATCGCCGTGCTCTGCGTCGCCTCACTGCCGGCCTGGCTGCTGGTGACGGGCCGCCCGCAGATGCAGCTGCGGAAGGACGGCACACCGGTCCGCTGA
- a CDS encoding ATP-binding protein translates to MLEPLRQGLPPLDPAAVSDAASCALPARYEAVREARRFTRGTLDQWDMGERFDDVCLVVSELVTNALRHGLPADDACAGRREPPVRLHLMRWTERLVCAVRDPSHDSPVARETDDFSAESGRGLFLVDSFSDSWGWHPLAGALSGKVVWALFRLPRTGSRPNGE, encoded by the coding sequence ATGCTCGAGCCGTTACGGCAGGGCCTTCCGCCGCTGGATCCCGCGGCCGTGTCCGACGCCGCCTCCTGCGCTCTGCCCGCCCGCTACGAAGCGGTGCGCGAGGCGCGGCGGTTCACCCGCGGAACCCTCGACCAGTGGGACATGGGCGAGCGGTTCGACGACGTCTGCCTGGTGGTCTCGGAACTCGTCACCAACGCCCTGCGGCACGGCCTGCCGGCCGACGACGCGTGTGCCGGCCGCCGGGAACCTCCCGTGCGGCTGCACCTGATGCGGTGGACCGAGCGGCTGGTGTGCGCGGTGCGCGACCCCAGTCACGACAGTCCGGTCGCCCGGGAGACGGACGACTTCTCGGCCGAGTCGGGCCGCGGGCTGTTCCTCGTCGACTCCTTCAGCGACAGCTGGGGCTGGCATCCGCTCGCGGGGGCGCTCAGCGGCAAGGTGGTCTGGGCGCTGTTCCGGCTGCCGCGGACCGGTTCGCGGCCGAACGGGGAATGA
- a CDS encoding helix-turn-helix domain-containing protein, which yields MLLGSQLRRLREARGITREAAGYSIRASESKISRMELGRVSFKTRDVEDLLTLYGITDEQERASLLSLAKEANVAGWWHSYSDVLPSWFPTYVGLEGAASTIRAYEVQFVHGLLQTEAYARAVVRRGMQGANEADVERRVALRLERQKHLVDESAPDFHIILDEAALRRPYGDREVMRGQLQHLIEISERPNVRLQVVPFSLGGHSGESGAFTILSFPESDLSDVVYLEQLTSALYLDKAEDVAQYEKALKELQSESPGPSESRDLLRGLLQLS from the coding sequence ATGCTGCTCGGATCACAACTCAGGCGACTGCGTGAGGCGCGGGGCATCACGCGCGAGGCGGCGGGCTACTCGATCCGCGCCTCCGAGTCGAAGATCAGCCGGATGGAGTTGGGCCGGGTGAGCTTCAAGACCAGAGACGTCGAGGACCTGCTGACCCTGTACGGCATCACGGACGAGCAGGAGCGCGCCTCCCTGCTGTCCCTGGCGAAAGAGGCCAACGTCGCGGGGTGGTGGCACAGTTACTCGGACGTGCTGCCCAGCTGGTTCCCGACCTACGTCGGCCTGGAGGGCGCCGCCTCGACGATCCGGGCGTACGAGGTGCAGTTCGTGCACGGCCTGCTGCAGACCGAGGCGTACGCCCGCGCGGTGGTCCGGCGGGGCATGCAGGGGGCGAACGAGGCCGACGTCGAGCGGCGCGTGGCGCTGCGTCTGGAGCGGCAGAAGCACCTCGTCGACGAGAGCGCGCCAGATTTCCACATCATCCTGGACGAGGCCGCCCTGCGCCGCCCGTACGGCGACCGCGAGGTGATGCGCGGCCAGCTCCAGCACCTCATCGAGATCTCCGAGCGGCCCAACGTACGGCTTCAGGTGGTGCCGTTCAGCCTCGGCGGCCACTCCGGCGAAAGCGGCGCGTTCACGATCCTCAGCTTCCCGGAGTCCGACCTGTCCGACGTCGTCTACCTGGAGCAGCTCACCAGCGCGTTGTACCTGGACAAGGCCGAGGACGTCGCCCAGTACGAGAAGGCGCTCAAGGAGCTCCAGAGCGAAAGCCCGGGCCCTTCGGAGAGCCGGGACCTTCTCCGGGGCCTCCTTCAGCTCTCCTGA
- a CDS encoding aldehyde dehydrogenase family protein yields the protein MSSSYFTDLAQQYIDGEWRPGTGSWDIIDFNPYDDEKLASITIATADEVDQAYRAAARAQKQWAATNPYARRAVFEKALRLIEEREAEISEAIIAELGGTRLKAAFELHLAKEFMREAVHLALAPEGRIIPSPVDGKENRVYRVPVGVVGVISPFNFPFLLSIKSVAPALALGNAVVLKPHQNTPIVGGSLVAKLFEDAGLPGGLLNVVITDIAEIGDAFIEHPVPKVISFTGSDQVGRHVATVCARLFKRSVLELGGNSALVVLDDADIDYAVDAAVFSRYVHQGQVCMAANRVLVDRSIADEFTEKFVAKVKTLKAGDPRDPDTVIGPVINSSQADAVSGVVEQALAEGATALVRGGRTDNLVEPSVLTDVPADSALLRQEVFGPVAFLVPFDGEEEAVRLVNDTPYGLSGAVHTGNIERGVNFAKQIDTGMFHVNDGTVHDEPIVPFGGEKHSGVGRLNGDTMLDSFTTTKWISVQHGRSGFPF from the coding sequence ATGTCGTCGTCCTACTTCACCGACCTTGCACAGCAGTACATCGACGGTGAGTGGCGCCCGGGTACCGGCTCCTGGGACATCATCGACTTCAATCCGTACGACGACGAGAAGCTGGCGTCGATCACCATAGCCACGGCCGACGAGGTCGATCAGGCGTACCGGGCGGCCGCTCGCGCCCAGAAGCAGTGGGCCGCGACCAACCCCTACGCCCGCCGGGCGGTCTTCGAGAAGGCGCTGCGCCTGATCGAGGAGCGCGAGGCCGAGATTTCCGAGGCCATCATCGCCGAGCTCGGCGGCACGCGCCTGAAGGCCGCCTTCGAGCTGCACCTCGCCAAGGAGTTCATGCGCGAGGCGGTCCATCTGGCCCTGGCCCCAGAAGGCCGGATCATCCCCTCGCCGGTGGACGGCAAGGAGAACCGCGTCTACCGCGTGCCGGTCGGTGTCGTGGGCGTGATCAGCCCCTTCAACTTCCCGTTCCTGCTGTCGATCAAGTCCGTCGCCCCGGCGCTCGCGCTCGGCAACGCCGTGGTGCTCAAGCCGCACCAGAACACACCGATCGTCGGCGGCTCCCTGGTCGCGAAGCTCTTCGAGGACGCGGGGCTGCCCGGCGGCCTGCTGAACGTCGTCATCACCGACATCGCGGAGATCGGCGACGCCTTCATCGAGCACCCGGTCCCCAAGGTCATCTCCTTCACCGGCTCCGACCAGGTCGGCCGGCACGTGGCGACCGTCTGCGCCCGGCTGTTCAAGCGCTCCGTCCTCGAACTGGGCGGCAACAGCGCGCTGGTGGTCCTCGACGACGCCGACATCGACTACGCGGTCGACGCGGCCGTCTTCAGCCGGTACGTCCATCAGGGCCAGGTCTGCATGGCCGCCAACCGGGTCCTCGTGGACCGTTCGATCGCGGACGAGTTCACCGAGAAGTTCGTCGCCAAGGTGAAGACCCTCAAGGCGGGCGACCCGCGCGACCCGGATACCGTCATCGGCCCGGTCATCAACTCCTCGCAGGCGGACGCCGTCTCCGGCGTGGTCGAGCAGGCCCTCGCCGAGGGCGCCACGGCCCTGGTGCGCGGCGGACGGACCGACAACCTCGTCGAGCCGTCGGTGCTGACGGACGTCCCCGCCGACTCGGCGCTGCTCAGGCAGGAGGTCTTCGGGCCGGTCGCGTTCCTCGTCCCGTTCGACGGCGAGGAGGAGGCCGTACGCCTCGTCAACGACACCCCGTACGGCCTGAGCGGCGCCGTCCACACCGGGAACATCGAGCGCGGTGTGAACTTCGCCAAGCAGATCGACACGGGCATGTTCCACGTGAACGACGGCACCGTGCACGACGAGCCGATCGTCCCGTTCGGCGGTGAGAAGCACTCGGGCGTCGGCCGGCTCAACGGCGACACGATGCTGGACTCGTTCACCACGACCAAGTGGATCTCGGTGCAGCACGGCCGGAGCGGATTCCCGTTCTAG
- the rpmG gene encoding 50S ribosomal protein L33, which yields MARNELRPVIKLRSTAGTGFTYVTRKNRRNDPDRLTLRKFDPVAGRHVDFREER from the coding sequence ATGGCACGCAACGAACTCCGTCCGGTCATCAAGCTCCGGTCCACCGCCGGGACCGGCTTCACCTACGTGACCCGCAAGAACCGCCGCAACGACCCGGACCGGCTGACCCTGCGCAAGTTCGATCCGGTCGCCGGCCGCCACGTCGACTTCCGAGAGGAGCGCTGA